A single window of Acetobacteraceae bacterium DNA harbors:
- a CDS encoding glutamate--tRNA ligase has product MTIRTRFAPSPTGLLHIGNARAALFNYLFSRHHGGEFFLRIEDTDRERSTQEAVDVIFRGLEWMGLDFDNKDDVRFQAKYQPRHAEIAKQLLEEGKAYRCYATQEELEKMREDARNAGKPPRYNGLWRDRDPSEAPEGQPFTVRLKAPKEGKQILNDLIQGTVEVANAEMDDLILLRSDGTPTYLLAVVVDDHDMEITHVMRGDDHLTNTFRQMLIYQAMGWKTPKFAHLPLIHGPDGGKLSKRHGAQSVIEFREQGILPEALCNYLLRLGWGHGDEEILTREEQIKLFDLDGVGKSPSRMDYAKLNYLNGVWLRRADDARLSADVIEKFKNQNLIKDETRSLLETRLEQLMPSLKERAANLNELAENSKFAIPGEIPSFNDKALKILSDTGIEIAQKAGDMLEVLEDFSPENIHNALKEFAEKEELKLGKVAQPLRAAVTGTTASPGIDVTLAALGKAEVISRIRATKKLEKAEG; this is encoded by the coding sequence ATGACTATTCGCACCCGTTTTGCCCCTTCTCCAACTGGCTTGCTCCATATCGGCAATGCCAGAGCTGCCCTTTTTAACTATCTTTTTTCCCGTCATCACGGCGGTGAATTCTTCCTCCGTATCGAAGATACCGATAGGGAAAGATCAACCCAAGAAGCCGTTGACGTTATTTTCCGTGGCTTGGAATGGATGGGACTTGATTTCGATAATAAAGACGATGTTCGCTTTCAAGCAAAATATCAGCCCCGTCATGCCGAAATCGCCAAACAGCTTTTAGAGGAAGGCAAAGCCTATCGCTGCTATGCAACGCAGGAAGAGCTTGAAAAAATGCGTGAAGATGCAAGAAACGCTGGAAAGCCCCCTCGTTATAACGGCCTTTGGCGTGACCGTGATCCTTCCGAAGCCCCAGAAGGCCAGCCTTTTACGGTACGTCTCAAAGCCCCAAAAGAAGGTAAACAGATTCTCAATGACTTGATTCAAGGCACAGTCGAAGTTGCCAATGCCGAAATGGATGATCTCATCCTTTTGCGTTCTGACGGCACACCAACTTACCTTTTAGCCGTTGTTGTCGATGACCATGATATGGAAATCACGCACGTTATGCGGGGTGATGACCATTTAACCAATACGTTCCGTCAAATGCTTATTTATCAAGCTATGGGATGGAAAACACCGAAATTTGCTCATCTTCCTCTCATCCACGGGCCTGATGGCGGTAAGCTTTCCAAACGTCACGGTGCGCAATCTGTTATTGAATTCCGTGAACAAGGGATTTTGCCAGAAGCGCTTTGTAACTATCTCCTTCGTCTTGGCTGGGGGCATGGCGATGAGGAAATTCTTACCAGAGAAGAGCAAATTAAGCTTTTTGACCTTGATGGTGTTGGAAAATCCCCTTCCCGCATGGATTATGCCAAGCTTAATTACCTGAACGGCGTTTGGTTACGACGTGCCGATGATGCACGTCTCAGCGCTGATGTGATTGAAAAATTCAAAAATCAAAATCTTATCAAGGACGAGACACGCTCTTTATTGGAAACCCGTTTAGAGCAACTTATGCCTTCTTTAAAAGAACGTGCAGCAAATCTTAATGAATTAGCTGAAAATTCAAAATTTGCCATTCCCGGAGAAATTCCGAGCTTTAACGACAAGGCTTTGAAAATTCTTTCCGATACAGGCATCGAAATTGCACAAAAAGCTGGCGATATGCTCGAAGTCTTAGAGGATTTTTCTCCAGAAAACATCCATAATGCTTTAAAAGAATTTGCTGAAAAAGAAGAACTGAAACTCGGCAAAGTTGCACAACCGCTTCGTGCTGCTGTGACGGGAACAACAGCTTCTCCGGGCATTGATGTCACCCTTGCCGCCTTAGGTAAAGCAGAAGTCATTTCCCGTATTCGGGCAACAAAAAAACTTGAAAAAGCGGAAGGCTGA
- the plsY gene encoding glycerol-3-phosphate 1-O-acyltransferase PlsY — protein sequence MSDTIELILIVVIASYLCGSIPFGLLLTKFSGSGDIRKVGSGNIGATNVLRTGNKKLAGATFLLDAIKGALPALVIYILAPETQKPLLAGIACFTAVFAHCYPIWLGFKGGKGVATGVGAMLALSWLAALSGFLLWLVIVWRTRYSSLGGLAACLAMIVLVPLFGHYSFLSPAPLATDAISILIFWRHRSNLTRLCSGTESKVSVSQTDRPQG from the coding sequence ATGTCCGACACCATTGAATTAATTCTCATTGTTGTGATTGCCAGCTATCTTTGCGGCTCTATTCCCTTTGGATTATTGCTGACAAAATTTTCTGGATCAGGGGACATTCGAAAAGTCGGTTCTGGAAATATCGGGGCAACCAACGTTCTTCGCACAGGCAATAAAAAGCTCGCTGGCGCAACTTTTCTCTTAGATGCGATCAAAGGGGCGCTACCAGCCCTTGTGATTTATATCCTTGCCCCGGAAACACAAAAACCGCTTTTAGCTGGTATTGCATGCTTTACCGCTGTTTTTGCACATTGCTATCCTATTTGGTTGGGTTTTAAAGGCGGAAAAGGTGTTGCAACAGGCGTTGGTGCAATGCTGGCTCTTTCATGGCTGGCGGCTTTGAGCGGTTTTCTTTTGTGGCTTGTAATCGTTTGGCGAACACGTTACTCCTCCCTCGGCGGATTAGCCGCTTGCCTTGCAATGATCGTGCTTGTCCCGCTTTTTGGGCATTATTCTTTTCTCTCCCCAGCGCCTCTGGCAACAGACGCAATTTCCATTCTGATCTTTTGGCGTCATAGAAGCAACCTTACCCGTCTCTGCTCAGGTACAGAAAGTAAAGTTTCCGTCTCTCAAACAGATCGCCCACAAGGGTGA
- a CDS encoding ComEC family competence protein has protein sequence MWFGLGSACYFELSFEPSLLFLYAFGGIALTFIGLAIFSIKTNLLFEFIPETLRTWIIFVFVLFLASVTGFLGAAFQAHQQTPFPNVPNSAVTVEGILAAAEYRSGDLPEAHFWRLKIRNPILDRPLDQGMKPLSRYFDISWKSSLPVPELGSKIRLRTLLYLPSQPAIPNGYDPQRYAFFSGLGGRGRALDAPIILEKPRSSVFRQMAYHWDGLRNLVALKTRSVLKDSETASVAEILLCGKEGDLSQSLRNAFAASGLAHILAVAGLHLGMVTAFVSFLSYFILSRFEWVLLRFSAKRMAALIGLMAGAGYIFFTGSHLPGLRALGVASLAILAFQFGRTPFSLRSLAFVALGFEIFSPAIVLDAGFQMSFCAVMALGAGYRALIPVTYWLQTKGGLGKYIFLPLFGLFMTSMIAGLAVMPSVLARFGFFQPWFVLANLVAVPLMGMWVMPLAICALVAMFFGLEEHVLLLMGKGIEYIILSANYASHLPAASLPVPATPGWALAISILGLSLLCLSCGRKRYFGLIAICFGVSVPFFLPKPFLLFSNSGKVSAIFQKDHFEVFTFPKGENKNEKKFTLENWEGALGLKKGGYQQFSCEGEGNCLKIFSGKKIALVGLGRDLEEEKLEISNLCNRADLLVSFIYGTEKCPHIFTLTPSMTWQEGSFSVWINYKGALEMQSDIDARGKRLWVYPSSRAGFPNIPLAPAE, from the coding sequence GTGTGGTTTGGGCTAGGGAGTGCTTGTTATTTCGAACTGTCCTTTGAGCCGAGCCTTCTTTTCCTTTACGCTTTTGGAGGGATAGCGCTTACCTTTATCGGCTTGGCTATTTTTTCCATTAAGACAAATCTTTTATTCGAGTTTATTCCTGAAACGCTCAGAACATGGATTATTTTTGTCTTTGTTCTTTTTTTAGCATCCGTGACAGGTTTTTTAGGAGCCGCTTTTCAAGCGCATCAGCAAACGCCGTTTCCAAATGTTCCAAATAGCGCCGTAACGGTCGAGGGAATTCTTGCCGCAGCCGAATACCGTTCAGGAGATTTGCCTGAGGCACATTTTTGGCGCCTGAAAATAAGAAATCCTATTTTAGACAGGCCATTAGATCAGGGAATGAAGCCCCTCTCACGGTATTTTGATATTTCATGGAAGTCCTCTCTGCCGGTACCGGAACTTGGAAGTAAAATAAGGCTTCGCACGCTTTTATATCTTCCTTCGCAACCGGCGATTCCAAATGGGTATGATCCGCAAAGATATGCTTTTTTTTCTGGATTGGGAGGCAGAGGAAGAGCGTTGGATGCACCAATTATTTTAGAAAAACCACGTTCTTCAGTTTTTCGTCAGATGGCTTATCATTGGGACGGTTTACGCAATCTCGTTGCTTTAAAAACAAGATCTGTCCTTAAAGATTCTGAAACGGCTTCTGTTGCTGAAATTTTGCTTTGCGGGAAAGAGGGGGATCTTTCACAATCTTTAAGGAATGCGTTTGCCGCATCGGGACTTGCGCATATTTTGGCTGTCGCAGGCTTGCACCTTGGGATGGTGACAGCTTTTGTCAGTTTTTTAAGTTATTTTATTCTTAGTCGTTTTGAGTGGGTTTTGTTGCGTTTTTCGGCAAAACGCATGGCAGCCCTCATTGGACTAATGGCCGGCGCAGGTTATATTTTTTTTACGGGGAGTCATTTGCCGGGGCTGCGTGCGCTTGGCGTAGCGAGCTTAGCTATTTTGGCCTTTCAATTTGGACGCACACCTTTTTCTTTGAGATCTCTTGCCTTTGTTGCTCTGGGATTTGAAATTTTTTCGCCGGCGATTGTTTTGGATGCCGGTTTTCAAATGTCTTTTTGTGCCGTTATGGCGTTAGGGGCGGGCTATCGCGCATTAATCCCCGTAACTTATTGGCTTCAAACGAAAGGCGGGCTTGGCAAATATATTTTCTTACCGTTGTTTGGCCTTTTTATGACATCTATGATCGCTGGGCTAGCGGTGATGCCTTCTGTTTTGGCCCGTTTTGGATTTTTTCAGCCTTGGTTCGTTTTAGCTAATTTAGTCGCTGTTCCTTTGATGGGAATGTGGGTGATGCCATTGGCGATTTGTGCGCTTGTCGCAATGTTTTTTGGTCTTGAAGAGCATGTTTTATTGCTAATGGGAAAGGGAATTGAATATATTATTCTCTCTGCAAATTATGCTTCCCATTTACCTGCAGCAAGTCTTCCCGTCCCGGCAACACCGGGGTGGGCGTTGGCAATTTCAATTTTGGGTCTTTCTTTGCTCTGCCTTTCCTGCGGAAGAAAAAGATATTTTGGCTTGATAGCGATCTGTTTTGGCGTGAGCGTCCCTTTTTTTCTCCCAAAACCTTTTTTGCTCTTTTCAAATTCTGGCAAGGTAAGTGCTATTTTCCAAAAAGATCATTTCGAAGTTTTTACTTTTCCAAAAGGCGAAAATAAAAATGAAAAGAAATTTACACTTGAGAATTGGGAAGGTGCGCTTGGCCTTAAAAAAGGCGGTTATCAGCAATTCTCCTGTGAGGGAGAGGGAAATTGCCTGAAGATTTTTTCTGGTAAAAAAATCGCATTGGTTGGTCTGGGGCGTGATTTGGAAGAGGAAAAATTGGAAATTTCCAATTTATGCAATAGAGCCGACCTATTGGTTTCTTTTATATATGGCACCGAAAAATGTCCGCACATTTTCACTCTAACCCCCTCAATGACTTGGCAAGAGGGGAGTTTTTCAGTTTGGATAAATTATAAAGGCGCATTGGAGATGCAATCAGACATTGACGCAAGGGGAAAGCGGCTTTGGGTTTATCCGTCCTCCCGTGCAGGTTTTCCCAATATTCCCTTGGCACCTGCTGAATAA
- a CDS encoding aspartate carbamoyltransferase catalytic subunit — protein MTEKKLFPQHFTQIKGLDRKEVETLLDRASFFADCANDKKAFPQSLAKETVATLFFENSTRTRASFELAAKRLGATVLNLDISTSSTSKGETLLDTLHTLEAMDVSLFVVRHKETGTANFLAEKAHSGIINAGDGNHAHPTQALLDALTLRRHFGDLEGRTVTICGDIAHSRVAGSDIEIFSLLGMQIHLTGPKELVPETLADRPNVKIFREMDEAIKDVDAVICLRVQRERMKEGLVADGDAYAKLWGLDDQRLALLPQHAVVMHPGPANRGVEITSSVADGPRSLIREQVRLGVSARMSILEHVAQMRNA, from the coding sequence ATGACGGAAAAAAAGCTTTTTCCCCAACATTTCACACAAATCAAAGGCCTAGACCGGAAAGAAGTCGAAACACTTTTAGATCGGGCCAGTTTTTTTGCAGATTGTGCCAATGATAAAAAAGCCTTTCCGCAATCTCTTGCAAAAGAGACCGTTGCAACACTTTTTTTTGAAAACAGCACAAGAACAAGGGCCAGTTTTGAACTGGCTGCAAAACGTCTCGGCGCAACCGTTTTAAACCTTGATATTTCGACAAGCTCTACCAGTAAAGGGGAAACCCTTTTGGATACACTCCATACGCTGGAGGCGATGGATGTTTCTCTTTTTGTTGTCCGCCATAAAGAGACCGGGACAGCAAATTTTCTAGCGGAAAAGGCGCATTCCGGCATTATCAATGCGGGTGATGGCAACCATGCACATCCAACACAGGCGCTTCTTGATGCGCTGACACTCCGCCGCCATTTTGGTGATTTAGAAGGGCGTACCGTTACTATTTGCGGTGACATTGCCCATAGCCGTGTTGCTGGATCAGATATTGAAATTTTCAGCCTTTTAGGGATGCAGATTCACCTGACTGGCCCTAAAGAACTCGTACCGGAAACATTGGCAGACCGCCCAAATGTTAAAATCTTCCGTGAAATGGACGAGGCCATCAAAGATGTCGATGCTGTTATCTGTTTACGTGTTCAGCGTGAGCGGATGAAAGAAGGCCTCGTTGCCGATGGCGATGCTTATGCGAAACTTTGGGGGCTTGACGATCAGCGCCTTGCCCTTCTTCCGCAACATGCTGTTGTCATGCATCCAGGCCCTGCAAATAGGGGGGTCGAAATCACCTCTTCCGTTGCGGACGGCCCTCGGAGTCTTATTCGTGAACAGGTTCGCTTAGGCGTGTCTGCACGAATGAGTATTTTAGAACATGTTGCGCAGATGCGTAACGCCTAA
- the nth gene encoding endonuclease III, whose product MSPAEIKSFLLKLSKHFPNAESELNYRNHYELLVSVVLSAQSTDKSVNLVTPALFKEAPNAQALANLGAEKIANYIKTIGLWRNKAKNLASLGKELSERHQGIVPDNREALEALSGVGRKTANVVLNVAFGQNTMAVDTHIFRLGNRTGIAKGKNVREVENALLKRIPADLLRPSHHWLILLGRYICKARKPECFQCPVSEFCHFPDKTML is encoded by the coding sequence ATGTCGCCTGCTGAAATCAAGTCTTTTCTTTTAAAATTATCAAAACATTTTCCCAATGCTGAAAGTGAGCTAAATTACCGTAATCATTACGAACTTCTTGTAAGTGTTGTTTTATCCGCACAAAGCACAGATAAATCGGTTAATCTCGTTACCCCTGCTCTTTTTAAGGAAGCTCCTAATGCCCAGGCGCTCGCAAATCTTGGCGCCGAAAAAATTGCCAATTATATCAAAACGATCGGGTTATGGCGTAATAAAGCAAAAAATCTTGCGTCTCTTGGAAAAGAGCTTTCTGAACGTCATCAAGGAATTGTTCCGGACAATCGAGAAGCCCTTGAAGCCCTTTCCGGCGTCGGGCGCAAAACAGCAAATGTTGTTTTAAATGTTGCGTTCGGCCAAAATACGATGGCGGTTGATACGCATATTTTCCGCCTCGGAAACCGAACCGGAATTGCAAAGGGCAAAAATGTGCGTGAAGTTGAAAACGCACTTCTCAAACGCATTCCCGCAGATCTTTTACGCCCCTCGCATCATTGGCTTATTCTTTTAGGACGCTATATCTGCAAGGCGAGAAAACCAGAATGTTTTCAATGTCCTGTGTCTGAGTTCTGTCATTTTCCCGACAAAACAATGCTCTAG
- a CDS encoding YihY/virulence factor BrkB family protein, protein MKINAKKYVPFWRGVMLHAANSQTGLSAAGCAFFATLSLFPALSALIPLYGLAFDPETIGSQLEVLQEMLPPEAYELILHCVNILSSKSSASMTVSLIIALIVALWSASAGSKAMLSAINIAYGFKENRSIFAFQSLGLLVTLLGILGTILTISSMVALPAIVDNLPQYLDQPDYMPPDSARMLQNFTPVLAHWVAPGCMVFFVFLVLTFLYRFAPCWITQPSFKWILPGAFMATIVWIAVTILFSWYLAHFDNFNSVYGPFGTVATVMMWFFVSVYAALFGAVLNAEIRELERLRELNQIQLEEGTL, encoded by the coding sequence GTGAAAATTAACGCAAAAAAATATGTGCCGTTTTGGCGTGGGGTAATGTTACATGCGGCGAATAGTCAAACAGGTTTATCAGCTGCTGGCTGCGCCTTTTTTGCGACGCTTTCCCTTTTCCCGGCACTCAGTGCATTGATTCCGCTTTATGGATTAGCATTTGATCCGGAAACAATTGGTTCTCAGCTGGAAGTTCTTCAAGAAATGCTTCCACCGGAGGCTTATGAGCTTATTTTACATTGTGTTAACATTTTATCTTCTAAATCCTCTGCCTCGATGACGGTGAGCCTTATTATCGCCTTAATTGTCGCTTTGTGGTCTGCTTCTGCCGGGAGCAAAGCGATGTTATCTGCGATCAATATCGCCTATGGGTTTAAAGAAAACCGCTCTATCTTTGCATTTCAATCTTTAGGTCTTTTGGTGACATTGCTGGGGATTTTAGGAACAATTTTAACCATTTCTTCGATGGTGGCTCTGCCGGCTATTGTGGACAATCTGCCGCAATATTTAGATCAGCCGGACTACATGCCCCCTGATTCGGCGAGGATGCTACAAAATTTTACACCGGTTTTGGCACATTGGGTTGCGCCGGGCTGCATGGTTTTCTTTGTTTTTCTTGTTTTGACATTCTTATATCGCTTTGCGCCATGTTGGATTACACAGCCTTCTTTTAAATGGATTCTTCCAGGAGCCTTTATGGCAACGATTGTTTGGATTGCCGTAACGATTTTATTTTCATGGTATTTGGCGCATTTTGATAATTTTAACAGTGTCTACGGTCCTTTCGGAACGGTAGCTACGGTTATGATGTGGTTTTTTGTTAGTGTTTACGCGGCTTTGTTCGGTGCTGTTCTGAATGCTGAAATTAGAGAATTAGA
- the dprA gene encoding DNA-protecting protein DprA — MSKDWTIERLSRFRLARTAGIGPLRFLQALERFQTAENALKTLIADKKISPPSLAKIEDEIADVKKLGGETLIYGDSDYPQSLAVIPDAPPILHFKGKQALLKNRNIAIVGARNASSAGLSIANLLAKDLAKENITIVSGLASGIDGQAHRAALSILSQGASDTGSTIAALPGGLDVIYPREHQGLYEEIAHHGCVITEAPPGASILARHFPRRNRLIAGISLGAVIIEAARKSGTLITAQLSLDYGRLVFAVPGSPIDPRSLGGNNLLKEGAILVENVQDILPQLPKFSPTAFSTPVQKTSKQRAEEKLTPSLFSENTLKKPSTDINCKEEDLPPHAKKILSLLSPVPIAIDNLIRQSQLSVQDVLTSISLLNMLEMLTLHEGDTVSIAPQK; from the coding sequence GTGAGTAAAGACTGGACAATAGAGAGATTAAGCCGTTTTCGTCTCGCCCGCACTGCTGGAATTGGCCCACTACGCTTTTTACAAGCTTTAGAGCGTTTCCAAACGGCTGAAAATGCCCTTAAAACACTTATTGCCGATAAAAAAATTTCGCCACCTTCTTTGGCAAAAATTGAGGATGAAATTGCAGACGTCAAAAAATTAGGGGGAGAGACTCTGATTTACGGTGACTCAGACTACCCGCAATCCCTTGCGGTCATTCCTGATGCCCCCCCTATTTTGCATTTTAAGGGAAAACAGGCCCTTCTTAAAAACCGCAACATTGCTATTGTTGGTGCAAGAAATGCCTCAAGTGCAGGCCTCTCAATCGCAAATCTTTTGGCCAAAGACCTTGCGAAAGAAAATATCACGATTGTTTCTGGATTGGCTTCGGGCATTGACGGACAAGCACATCGTGCGGCTTTAAGTATCCTGTCCCAAGGCGCTTCCGATACCGGTAGCACCATTGCGGCGTTGCCCGGTGGATTAGACGTTATCTATCCCAGAGAACATCAGGGGCTTTATGAAGAAATTGCACATCACGGCTGTGTGATAACGGAAGCGCCTCCTGGTGCCAGTATCCTTGCCCGGCATTTTCCACGTCGTAACCGGCTTATTGCCGGAATTTCACTTGGTGCTGTAATTATTGAGGCAGCTCGAAAATCTGGAACATTAATTACTGCACAGCTCTCCCTTGATTATGGACGACTTGTCTTCGCTGTCCCTGGGTCTCCCATTGACCCAAGGTCTTTAGGTGGAAATAATCTTTTAAAAGAAGGGGCTATTTTAGTTGAGAATGTTCAAGATATTCTACCGCAACTCCCTAAATTCTCCCCTACTGCCTTTTCGACCCCTGTACAAAAAACGTCAAAACAGAGGGCTGAAGAAAAATTAACGCCTTCTCTTTTCTCTGAAAACACCTTAAAAAAACCTTCAACAGACATAAATTGCAAAGAAGAGGATCTCCCCCCGCATGCTAAAAAAATTCTTTCCCTTCTTTCTCCTGTCCCGATAGCCATTGATAATCTAATTCGCCAATCTCAGCTATCCGTCCAAGACGTCTTAACCTCTATTAGCCTTTTAAATATGCTGGAAATGCTCACACTTCATGAAGGTGATACGGTTTCCATTGCTCCTCAGAAATAA
- the topA gene encoding type I DNA topoisomerase → MVKLVVVESPAKAKTINRYLGSDYKVIASFGHVRDLPSKDGSVLPDENFAMKWEVDKRGARQMGDIEKSLKGASCLILATDPDREGEAISWHIKEILQDKKKLKNIPVERVTFNEITKNAIKTAMESPRDLDQPLIDAYLARRALDYLVGFTLSPVLWRKLPGSRSAGRVQSVALRLICERESEIEAFTAREYWSVTSLCQTAQSKNFEARLTHFEGKKLETYDLENETQAQKAVNTLKAASLSVTSIEKKRVKRNPPPPFTTSTMQQDASRKLGMAPQYAMRIAQQLYEGITYKGEQTGLITYMRTDGVTMSKEAIFSVRDYLKEDLGDKYLPASPRMYKTKAKNAQEAHEAIRPTDITHTPQEVAKYLDHDQARLYELIWKRAAGSQMASAEIDQTTIIIQNKEKDLEIRATGSVIVFDGFMKITGLPTSRAGDEDEDSILPQMTEGEVIKALEVTPNQHFTQPPPRYSEASLVKKMEEIGIGRPSTYASILGVLKDREYVRLESRRFYPEDRGRLVTAFLVSFFNQYVETDFTAKLEEELDEISDGRLEWHHVMAQFWNGFSHAVGKTENLKISDVIDALDEDLGPHFFPIDDSGKDPRQCPNCETGRLGLRLGRHGAFIGCSNYKKEDAICAYTRPLISGDETPTDMAGNGRVLGIHPESKLEITLKKGPYGLYVQEGEADETDKKKKPKRASLPKTMNPDSLTLETALDLLSLPRFLGNHPETNEKIEVNLGRFGPYVKMGSIFGTLTKEDDLLTIELPRALEILTAKLASIRNLGPHPKDGESVLAKKGRFGPYAQHAKMMAPLPKGTELDDITLEMALEALKEKGKPVRGAKKTTTKKTTKKATVKKTTITKKTAKTTKAKAKTTTTKKKTSKKEE, encoded by the coding sequence ATGGTAAAATTAGTTGTCGTAGAAAGTCCTGCAAAAGCAAAAACCATCAACCGTTACCTTGGGTCTGACTATAAAGTTATCGCTTCTTTTGGGCATGTCCGTGACCTTCCCTCTAAAGACGGCAGTGTCCTTCCTGATGAAAATTTTGCGATGAAGTGGGAAGTGGATAAACGTGGCGCACGCCAAATGGGCGATATTGAAAAATCCCTCAAAGGTGCCTCTTGCCTCATTCTCGCAACTGACCCTGACCGTGAAGGGGAAGCGATTTCATGGCATATCAAAGAAATTCTTCAAGATAAGAAGAAGCTGAAAAATATCCCTGTTGAGCGCGTAACTTTTAACGAAATTACGAAGAATGCCATTAAAACGGCTATGGAATCGCCTCGTGATCTAGATCAGCCGCTTATTGATGCCTATTTAGCACGTCGCGCACTGGATTACCTTGTCGGATTTACCCTTTCTCCTGTGCTATGGCGCAAACTTCCCGGCAGTCGGAGTGCAGGGCGTGTGCAATCGGTTGCCCTTCGCCTTATCTGTGAACGTGAATCTGAAATTGAAGCCTTTACAGCACGTGAATATTGGAGCGTTACAAGTCTTTGCCAAACCGCTCAAAGTAAAAACTTCGAAGCACGCCTAACACATTTTGAAGGCAAAAAGCTCGAAACATACGATCTTGAAAATGAAACGCAAGCACAAAAAGCCGTCAATACACTTAAAGCGGCTTCCCTTTCGGTTACTTCAATTGAAAAAAAACGTGTCAAACGAAATCCGCCGCCACCTTTCACAACCTCAACCATGCAACAAGATGCCTCTCGCAAATTAGGGATGGCGCCACAATATGCGATGCGTATTGCACAACAGCTTTATGAAGGCATCACCTACAAGGGTGAACAAACAGGTCTCATCACCTATATGAGAACAGATGGCGTTACCATGTCAAAAGAGGCTATTTTCTCTGTTCGTGATTATCTTAAAGAAGATTTGGGGGATAAATATCTTCCAGCCTCTCCACGCATGTACAAAACAAAAGCCAAAAATGCCCAAGAGGCGCATGAGGCGATCCGTCCTACAGATATTACCCATACCCCTCAGGAAGTGGCTAAATATTTAGATCATGATCAAGCAAGGCTTTATGAATTGATTTGGAAAAGAGCTGCAGGCTCCCAAATGGCCTCTGCTGAAATCGATCAAACAACGATTATCATTCAAAATAAAGAAAAAGACTTAGAGATCCGTGCAACAGGCTCTGTGATCGTTTTTGACGGTTTTATGAAAATTACCGGACTTCCAACTTCCCGGGCAGGCGATGAGGATGAAGATTCCATCCTACCTCAAATGACAGAAGGAGAAGTCATTAAAGCTCTCGAAGTCACACCCAATCAGCATTTCACACAGCCCCCTCCCCGCTATTCTGAAGCCTCTTTGGTCAAGAAAATGGAAGAGATCGGTATTGGCCGCCCTTCCACTTATGCCTCTATTTTAGGGGTTCTCAAAGACAGGGAATATGTTCGCCTAGAATCTCGGCGTTTCTATCCTGAAGATCGTGGGCGTTTGGTTACAGCCTTCCTCGTTTCTTTCTTTAACCAATATGTTGAGACAGATTTCACCGCAAAATTAGAAGAAGAACTCGATGAAATTTCAGATGGGCGTTTGGAATGGCATCACGTCATGGCGCAATTTTGGAACGGTTTTTCACATGCGGTCGGAAAAACGGAAAATCTTAAAATTTCCGATGTCATTGATGCGCTAGATGAGGATTTAGGACCGCATTTCTTCCCTATTGATGACTCAGGAAAAGATCCACGCCAATGCCCTAATTGTGAAACGGGAAGACTTGGTCTACGTCTTGGACGCCACGGCGCCTTTATTGGCTGTTCTAATTATAAAAAAGAAGATGCCATCTGTGCTTATACAAGACCGCTGATTTCCGGAGATGAAACGCCAACTGATATGGCAGGTAATGGGCGTGTTTTAGGCATTCACCCCGAAAGTAAACTCGAAATCACCTTAAAGAAAGGCCCTTACGGTCTTTATGTTCAAGAAGGTGAAGCTGACGAAACGGATAAAAAGAAAAAACCGAAAAGAGCTTCTTTACCCAAAACAATGAATCCAGATTCTTTGACTTTGGAAACAGCACTTGATCTTTTATCCCTCCCCCGTTTTCTTGGGAATCATCCGGAGACAAATGAAAAAATCGAGGTCAATCTTGGACGTTTTGGGCCTTATGTCAAAATGGGTTCTATTTTCGGCACCCTTACCAAAGAGGATGACCTTCTAACAATTGAGTTGCCACGTGCCCTTGAAATTTTAACTGCCAAACTCGCTTCTATCCGCAATTTAGGCCCTCACCCGAAAGACGGTGAATCCGTCTTAGCCAAAAAAGGACGTTTTGGGCCTTATGCACAACATGCAAAAATGATGGCGCCGCTTCCAAAAGGCACAGAGCTGGACGACATTACGCTGGAAATGGCTTTGGAAGCCCTAAAAGAAAAAGGGAAACCTGTTCGTGGTGCAAAAAAAACCACCACAAAAAAAACAACGAAAAAAGCTACTGTAAAAAAGACAACAATAACCAAGAAAACAGCGAAGACAACAAAAGCAAAAGCAAAAACCACAACGACTAAGAAAAAGACTTCAAAAAAAGAAGAATAA